A single window of Vibrio campbellii CAIM 519 = NBRC 15631 = ATCC 25920 DNA harbors:
- a CDS encoding chitinase C-terminal domain-containing protein: MYLRNGKAGKSVFTLSTLTASCLMAFNSYAAVDCTPLEAWDSSKVYNGGDQVQHENSAFKARYWTQNNNPAQSGEWGEWENLGTCDGGPVDPPLNEVPTVSLTSPSASASITAGDVVNLAADAADTDGTVSKVEFFVDGALVGTSTAAPFTASWTATEGVHEFSTKAYDDKNAASTVSAVTLTVATGQPGNEVPTVDVALSTTSVEFGGKVTVSATAADADGTVAKVEFFAAGALIGTATAAPYAVDFTPAAAGSVSIYAKATDDAGATTDSSLVSLSVNGGAVTLNCRPDGLYQTAGVDVPYCTIYDKDGRELMGADHPRRVIGYFTSWRSGDDPQAAYLVKDIPWDQLTHINYAFVSIGSDGKVNVGDVTDPTNPATGKTWPGVEVDPSLGFKGHFGALATYKQKHDVKTLISIGGWAETGGHFGADGNRVADGGFYTMTTNADGSINHAGIEKFATSAVEMMRTYKFDGLDIDYEYPTSMAGAGNPYDKDFMEPRRPYLWASYQELMKVLREKLDAASAQDGIHYMLTIAAPSSGYLLRGMETFDVTKYLDYVNIMSYDLHGAWNDHVGHNAALFDTGKDSELAQWNVYDTAAYGGIGYLNTDWAYHYFRGSMPAGRINIGVPYYTRGWQGVTGGENGLWGRAALPNQAECAPGTGEGEKNNCGHGAIGIDNMWHDTDPKGNEMGAGSNPMWHAKNLEKGIWGSYAQAYGLDPVNDPSDKFVGSYTRNYDDVAVAPWLWNAEKSVFLSTEDKASVEVKADYVIDKEIGGIMFWELAGDYNCYVLDANGNRTTIDATEQACAAGNGEYHMGNTMTKAIYDKFKSATPYGNKIATGGILTEAVDIAVSVGGFKVGDQNYPINPKITFTNNTGQAIPGGTEFQFDIPVSAPDNAKDQSGGGLSVIASGHTRANNIGGLEGVMHRVSFSLPAWKDLPAGGTYELDMVYYLPISGPANYTVISGGKEFAFKFEQPDLPIGDLNSGTGGGGGSEPGTCDTTGLVTYPDFPQTDWQGNPSHANQGDKVIHNGVVYQANWWTASEPGSDGSWSTVCNV; this comes from the coding sequence ATGTACCTTAGAAACGGGAAAGCAGGAAAGAGTGTATTCACACTCAGTACTTTGACTGCATCTTGTCTAATGGCATTCAACAGCTACGCAGCCGTTGACTGTACACCTTTAGAAGCTTGGGATTCATCGAAAGTTTATAATGGTGGTGACCAAGTTCAGCACGAAAATAGCGCATTTAAAGCGCGCTACTGGACGCAAAACAACAACCCTGCTCAGTCAGGTGAATGGGGTGAGTGGGAAAACCTTGGCACTTGTGATGGCGGCCCTGTTGATCCACCACTTAACGAAGTACCGACTGTTTCACTAACTTCTCCTTCTGCGTCGGCTTCTATCACAGCTGGTGACGTTGTTAATCTTGCAGCAGACGCTGCAGACACTGACGGCACAGTCAGCAAAGTTGAATTCTTTGTTGATGGCGCATTGGTTGGCACATCAACCGCAGCACCTTTTACTGCTTCATGGACGGCGACAGAGGGTGTTCACGAGTTCTCAACTAAAGCTTACGACGATAAAAACGCAGCGAGCACTGTGAGTGCTGTTACGCTTACAGTTGCTACTGGTCAACCTGGTAACGAAGTACCAACGGTAGATGTAGCGCTATCAACCACTTCTGTTGAGTTTGGCGGTAAGGTAACGGTTTCTGCTACTGCGGCAGACGCGGATGGTACGGTTGCTAAAGTTGAGTTCTTTGCCGCAGGAGCTTTGATTGGTACAGCGACCGCTGCGCCTTACGCTGTTGATTTCACTCCAGCAGCGGCTGGCTCGGTATCGATTTATGCCAAAGCGACTGACGATGCTGGCGCAACAACAGATTCTTCCCTTGTATCACTATCAGTAAATGGTGGTGCAGTAACCTTAAACTGTCGTCCTGATGGCCTGTACCAAACGGCTGGTGTGGATGTACCTTACTGTACGATTTACGACAAAGACGGCCGTGAATTGATGGGGGCAGATCACCCACGTCGTGTGATTGGTTACTTCACAAGCTGGCGTAGTGGTGATGACCCACAAGCGGCTTACCTTGTGAAAGACATTCCTTGGGATCAGCTAACTCACATTAACTACGCGTTTGTAAGCATCGGTTCAGACGGTAAAGTGAACGTTGGTGACGTGACTGATCCAACTAACCCTGCAACTGGTAAAACTTGGCCGGGTGTAGAAGTAGACCCATCACTAGGCTTTAAAGGTCACTTCGGTGCACTTGCTACTTACAAGCAAAAACATGACGTTAAAACGCTGATCTCGATCGGTGGTTGGGCTGAAACAGGTGGCCACTTCGGCGCAGACGGTAATCGTGTTGCGGATGGTGGCTTCTACACGATGACAACCAACGCAGACGGTTCAATCAACCACGCAGGTATCGAGAAGTTCGCGACTTCTGCAGTTGAAATGATGCGTACGTACAAATTCGATGGTCTAGACATCGACTACGAGTACCCAACGTCTATGGCGGGTGCAGGTAACCCTTACGATAAAGATTTCATGGAACCACGTCGTCCATACCTATGGGCTTCATACCAAGAGCTAATGAAGGTCCTACGTGAGAAACTGGACGCAGCATCTGCACAAGATGGTATCCACTACATGCTGACTATCGCAGCGCCTTCGTCGGGTTACCTTCTGCGTGGTATGGAAACCTTTGATGTTACTAAGTACCTAGATTACGTGAACATCATGTCTTACGACTTGCACGGTGCTTGGAACGATCACGTTGGTCACAACGCGGCACTATTTGATACAGGTAAAGACTCTGAGCTTGCTCAATGGAACGTATACGATACAGCGGCTTACGGTGGTATTGGTTACTTGAACACTGACTGGGCTTACCATTACTTCCGTGGTTCAATGCCTGCTGGTCGTATCAATATTGGTGTGCCTTACTACACTCGCGGTTGGCAAGGTGTAACTGGTGGTGAAAATGGTCTTTGGGGCCGCGCTGCACTACCTAACCAAGCAGAGTGTGCGCCGGGTACTGGCGAAGGTGAGAAGAACAACTGTGGTCACGGCGCTATCGGTATCGATAACATGTGGCATGACACTGACCCTAAAGGCAACGAAATGGGCGCAGGTTCAAACCCAATGTGGCACGCGAAGAACCTAGAGAAAGGTATTTGGGGTTCTTACGCTCAAGCTTACGGACTTGACCCTGTAAATGATCCTTCCGATAAGTTTGTTGGTTCTTACACGCGTAACTACGATGATGTTGCAGTAGCACCATGGCTATGGAACGCAGAGAAGAGTGTATTCCTATCAACAGAAGACAAAGCGTCTGTTGAAGTGAAAGCGGACTACGTTATCGATAAAGAGATCGGCGGTATCATGTTCTGGGAACTAGCAGGTGACTACAACTGTTACGTACTAGACGCGAACGGTAACCGTACTACGATTGATGCAACTGAACAGGCTTGTGCGGCGGGTAATGGTGAGTACCACATGGGTAACACTATGACTAAAGCGATTTACGACAAGTTTAAGTCTGCAACACCTTACGGTAACAAGATTGCGACAGGTGGTATCCTAACAGAGGCTGTTGATATCGCAGTGAGCGTTGGTGGCTTTAAAGTGGGTGACCAAAACTACCCAATCAACCCTAAGATCACGTTCACAAACAACACAGGTCAAGCGATTCCTGGTGGTACTGAATTCCAGTTCGATATTCCTGTATCGGCACCGGATAACGCGAAAGATCAGTCTGGTGGTGGCCTAAGCGTGATTGCTTCTGGACATACTCGTGCGAACAACATTGGTGGTTTGGAAGGTGTAATGCACCGTGTATCTTTCTCGCTACCAGCATGGAAAGATCTACCAGCGGGCGGCACTTACGAGCTTGATATGGTTTACTACCTACCAATCTCTGGCCCAGCTAACTACACGGTGATTTCTGGTGGTAAAGAGTTTGCGTTCAAGTTTGAGCAACCAGACCTACCAATCGGTGACTTAAACTCTGGCACTGGTGGTGGCGGTGGTAGTGAGCCTGGTACTTGTGACACAACTGGCCTTGTGACTTACCCAGACTTCCCACAAACGGACTGGCAAGGTAACCCAAGCCACGCGAACCAAGGTGATAAAGTGATTCACAATGGTGTGGTATACCAAGCGAACTGGTGGACAGCATCAGAGCCGGGTAGTGACGGTAGCTGGTCGACAGTATGTAACGTTTAA
- a CDS encoding AraC family transcriptional regulator: MKTLAESMQQYATKFGLDDLEGIKETAIDGVWFYRSSKGNNRQPFVYQSGIIVLGQGYKNIHIGQSPVRYGPDDYLVVGVPMPLECEAIAVDNEPLLGISIDISPALLQKLVNKLESQRFTNVCEDATRCGLKSVQMNEQMLDACKRLMTTLCDELEVAMLGEMLLEEIVYRALVSESGHVLFELAHQEGFYARVAKALNRVHQEYHEQLNVQSLAEEANMSVSAFHQAFRSVTLESPLQYIKKVRLNKARELIQVEGRRVNDAARLVGYSSPSQFSREYKRHFNETPRATKA, from the coding sequence ATGAAGACACTTGCTGAGAGCATGCAGCAATACGCGACGAAATTCGGCTTAGACGATCTCGAAGGGATTAAAGAAACCGCCATTGATGGGGTGTGGTTTTACCGCAGTAGTAAAGGGAATAATCGCCAACCTTTCGTGTACCAGTCTGGCATTATCGTGTTGGGACAAGGGTACAAGAACATCCATATTGGCCAAAGTCCGGTACGTTATGGACCCGATGATTATTTGGTGGTTGGCGTCCCGATGCCGCTCGAGTGTGAAGCGATTGCCGTCGACAATGAACCCTTACTAGGTATCTCTATCGATATTTCTCCAGCACTGCTACAAAAGCTCGTGAATAAGTTGGAATCACAACGTTTTACTAATGTGTGTGAAGACGCCACTCGCTGCGGGTTGAAGTCGGTACAAATGAACGAGCAAATGCTTGATGCATGTAAACGCCTGATGACGACGTTATGTGACGAGCTAGAGGTTGCCATGCTCGGTGAGATGCTTTTAGAAGAGATAGTTTATCGAGCATTGGTAAGCGAATCTGGCCATGTTCTCTTTGAATTGGCGCACCAAGAAGGCTTTTATGCTCGCGTAGCTAAAGCTCTCAATCGTGTTCATCAGGAATATCACGAACAACTGAATGTACAATCCTTGGCGGAAGAGGCGAACATGAGCGTATCTGCGTTTCATCAAGCCTTCAGAAGTGTCACTCTAGAGTCGCCTTTGCAATACATAAAAAAGGTGCGTCTCAACAAAGCGCGTGAACTTATCCAAGTAGAAGGGCGCAGAGTGAATGATGCTGCGAGGCTAGTAGGCTACAGCAGTCCGTCACAGTTCAGTCGCGAATATAAAAGACATTTTAATGAAACACCAAGAGCAACAAAGGCTTAG
- a CDS encoding iron-containing alcohol dehydrogenase, which translates to MNFSYVNPTQIFFGQGQIAAIKDAIPADQKVLVIYGGGSIKKNGVYDQVAQALEGREWLEFSGVEPNPTKETLDKAVAIVKEQNVDFILAVGGGSVIDGSKYVAASAKYDGDGWDIMVGKHQVTEATSLAAILTLPATGSESNMGAVITKKETQDKLAFLAPAVQPKFAVLDPDVMKTLPERQLINGLVDAWVHVCEQYLTLPTGAMVQDGYAEALLKNLKVLCDQFAERDNDQWRANLMWTANQALNGLIGSGVPQDWATHMIGHELTALWHVDHARSLAIIQPSLLRNQMQFKRPKLEQMGRNVFGLSEGEDLAERTIQAIEAFYHQLDVATQLEGYGDDREAAIDSVIAQLSKHGMTVLGENQAIDLENSRKILDLAVA; encoded by the coding sequence ATGAACTTTTCATACGTCAACCCAACTCAAATCTTCTTCGGCCAAGGCCAAATCGCGGCAATCAAAGACGCAATTCCTGCCGACCAAAAAGTACTTGTGATCTACGGCGGCGGCTCGATCAAGAAGAACGGTGTTTACGATCAAGTAGCGCAAGCATTGGAAGGCCGGGAGTGGCTTGAGTTTTCGGGTGTTGAGCCAAACCCAACTAAAGAAACACTAGATAAAGCGGTAGCTATCGTAAAAGAACAAAACGTTGATTTTATCCTAGCTGTAGGCGGTGGTTCAGTTATCGATGGTTCTAAGTACGTCGCAGCATCAGCAAAATACGACGGTGATGGTTGGGACATCATGGTAGGCAAGCATCAAGTAACCGAAGCAACGTCACTTGCTGCCATTCTTACGTTGCCTGCGACAGGTTCTGAGTCAAACATGGGCGCGGTAATCACTAAAAAAGAAACGCAAGATAAATTGGCGTTCCTAGCACCTGCAGTTCAACCGAAGTTTGCAGTTCTTGACCCAGACGTAATGAAAACCCTACCAGAGCGTCAGCTTATCAATGGTCTCGTGGATGCATGGGTTCACGTTTGTGAGCAATATCTAACACTACCGACAGGCGCGATGGTTCAAGACGGTTACGCAGAAGCACTACTGAAAAACCTTAAAGTACTGTGCGATCAGTTCGCAGAGCGCGATAACGACCAATGGCGTGCCAACCTAATGTGGACAGCAAACCAAGCATTGAACGGTCTTATCGGTAGCGGTGTTCCTCAAGACTGGGCAACACACATGATTGGTCACGAACTAACGGCACTTTGGCACGTAGACCACGCACGTTCACTAGCGATCATCCAACCATCACTACTTCGTAACCAAATGCAATTCAAACGCCCTAAGCTTGAGCAAATGGGTCGCAACGTGTTTGGCTTATCAGAAGGTGAAGATTTGGCAGAGCGCACGATTCAAGCGATCGAAGCTTTCTACCATCAGCTAGACGTCGCAACTCAACTTGAAGGTTACGGTGATGATCGTGAAGCCGCTATTGACTCAGTCATTGCACAGCTATCAAAGCATGGCATGACCGTTCTTGGTGAGAACCAAGCGATTGACCTAGAAAACAGTCGAAAAATTCTTGATCTAGCAGTCGCATAA
- a CDS encoding lysoplasmalogenase encodes MWLIVVACALIHIISIKTGPKWLFFLTKPLPITAMIGMLMLSPASHLPYTQWIIGGLSLSLMGDLILMHPKDKFVAGIKLFCLAQISYALGFINMAAWHFTPWIPFAVFGAGLCAYFFFKPDLGKEKWSVASYIFVLMTMLWMALEYYASGKTQSSAFAVLGSFIFTMSGVVLAFERFGSTSVFSRQVVMTTYYSAQFLITMSVFAIVIRFL; translated from the coding sequence ATGTGGCTGATTGTCGTAGCTTGCGCGCTCATACATATCATCAGCATTAAGACTGGCCCTAAGTGGTTATTCTTTTTGACCAAACCGCTTCCAATCACAGCAATGATTGGGATGTTAATGCTGTCTCCAGCAAGTCACCTACCCTACACCCAGTGGATCATTGGCGGGCTCTCACTGTCACTCATGGGTGACTTAATTTTGATGCACCCAAAAGACAAATTTGTTGCGGGCATTAAACTGTTTTGCCTTGCTCAAATTAGTTATGCCTTGGGTTTCATCAATATGGCGGCTTGGCATTTTACTCCATGGATTCCCTTTGCCGTATTTGGCGCAGGGCTGTGTGCCTATTTCTTTTTTAAGCCCGATTTAGGGAAAGAAAAGTGGTCGGTAGCTAGCTACATCTTTGTTTTGATGACCATGCTTTGGATGGCATTGGAATACTACGCCAGTGGTAAAACCCAATCGTCGGCGTTCGCCGTACTAGGCAGTTTTATCTTCACCATGTCTGGTGTTGTCCTTGCCTTCGAACGATTTGGCAGTACATCGGTATTTTCTCGCCAAGTGGTGATGACAACTTATTACTCGGCACAGTTTCTTATCACCATGTCTGTCTTCGCAATTGTGATCCGTTTTCTCTAA
- a CDS encoding amino acid ABC transporter ATP-binding protein, giving the protein MKEKNIVVEFSGVNKWYGEYHALKDINFSVHTGEIVVVCGPSGSGKSTLIRCINHLESIQEGELSVFEHPANSKAQKPGKVGMVFQHFHLFPHLTVLENLTLAPIRTLKLSKQEAEERAMHYLKRVNIEEQANKYPIQLSGGQQQRVAIARSLCMEPDLLLFDEPTSALDPEMINEVLDVMVELAQSGMTMICVTHEMGFAKKVANRVVFMDEGEIIEMNSPVALFETPQHPRTQAFLNQILSY; this is encoded by the coding sequence TTGAAAGAGAAAAATATCGTCGTAGAGTTCAGCGGCGTAAACAAGTGGTATGGTGAATACCACGCCCTTAAAGACATTAATTTTTCAGTACACACCGGTGAAATCGTGGTCGTTTGTGGCCCTTCCGGCTCAGGTAAATCCACGCTAATTCGATGCATCAACCACTTAGAATCCATCCAAGAGGGCGAGCTCAGCGTCTTTGAGCATCCTGCAAATTCCAAAGCACAAAAACCGGGTAAAGTCGGCATGGTATTCCAGCACTTTCATCTTTTTCCGCACCTCACGGTTTTAGAAAACCTGACTCTTGCCCCAATCCGCACTCTGAAGCTATCGAAGCAGGAAGCAGAAGAACGTGCAATGCACTATCTCAAGCGCGTTAATATCGAAGAGCAAGCCAACAAATACCCAATTCAACTGTCTGGTGGTCAGCAGCAACGTGTGGCTATCGCACGCTCGCTCTGTATGGAGCCAGATTTATTGCTGTTTGACGAGCCAACCTCGGCGCTCGATCCTGAAATGATCAACGAAGTGTTGGACGTGATGGTGGAGTTAGCACAAAGTGGCATGACCATGATTTGTGTGACTCACGAAATGGGATTTGCGAAAAAAGTAGCGAATCGAGTGGTATTTATGGACGAGGGTGAAATCATCGAAATGAACTCACCCGTTGCACTGTTTGAAACCCCTCAACACCCTCGTACACAAGCGTTTTTGAATCAGATTCTGAGCTACTAA
- a CDS encoding amino acid ABC transporter permease, whose translation MVFRVLKPVLQALLQIAILLIAIVWVLDSGAQAMGYQWQWERVPDYIAFYEDGEWWPAELIEGLIVTLKISAISLFFTLVIGLVTALLRLSNSKVGNAIGTTYVELIRNTPLLVQIYLLYFVFGPVIGLDRFSTAVLALSLFQGAYTAEIFRAGLNSIPKGQFEAAKSLGLSPLFAYKDVILPQVLQRTLPPLTNEVVSLIKNSSIVSVMAIFDLTTEARNIVSETAMPFEIWFTVAAIYLALTLSLSGLSAWLEHKLGASWRKL comes from the coding sequence ATGGTATTTCGAGTCCTAAAACCCGTTTTACAAGCCCTACTCCAAATCGCGATTCTACTGATTGCGATCGTTTGGGTGCTTGATTCCGGCGCACAAGCGATGGGTTATCAATGGCAGTGGGAGCGTGTGCCTGACTACATCGCGTTTTACGAAGATGGCGAATGGTGGCCAGCCGAGTTAATAGAAGGCCTCATCGTCACACTAAAAATTTCTGCCATTAGCCTGTTCTTCACATTAGTGATTGGTTTGGTTACCGCACTGCTGCGTCTAAGCAACTCCAAAGTTGGTAATGCGATCGGCACTACTTACGTCGAGTTAATTCGTAATACGCCATTGTTGGTGCAAATCTACCTACTCTACTTCGTGTTTGGCCCTGTCATCGGCCTAGACAGATTCAGTACCGCCGTTTTAGCGCTGTCCCTTTTCCAAGGGGCGTACACCGCGGAGATCTTCCGTGCAGGCTTAAACAGCATTCCCAAAGGTCAATTTGAGGCAGCGAAAAGCTTGGGACTGTCCCCTCTCTTTGCGTACAAAGATGTGATTCTTCCTCAGGTACTCCAACGTACTTTGCCACCACTGACCAACGAAGTCGTGTCACTGATTAAAAACTCTTCGATTGTGAGTGTTATGGCGATCTTCGACCTCACCACCGAAGCGAGAAACATCGTCTCTGAAACGGCGATGCCTTTTGAAATCTGGTTTACCGTGGCAGCAATCTACCTTGCTCTCACATTATCACTTTCTGGCTTATCCGCTTGGCTGGAACACAAACTAGGAGCCAGTTGGCGCAAATTATAA
- a CDS encoding transporter substrate-binding domain-containing protein, producing MKLFKATITALLGLAIALPSLANEEAATPNVDQIKERGTLRVGMSTFVPWAMRNKQGELIGFEIDVAKRLAADSGLKVEFVPTAWDGIIPALLAKKFDVIIGGMSVTPERSKSVLFTEPYSHSGVQVAANKELAEGFSEFSDFDSRRVKIAARRGAFTVQVARETFPKAKILQFDDDAQAFQEVLNGNAHAVIASSPKPEHEAIKHADKLFIPFSERLSKGNEAFAVRLGEEDKKAFFNQWIEARTQDGWLDERYEYWFSTLDWQDQVAQGQ from the coding sequence ATGAAGTTATTCAAAGCGACCATTACTGCATTATTGGGGCTTGCGATTGCGTTACCATCATTAGCCAATGAAGAAGCCGCAACGCCGAACGTAGATCAAATCAAAGAGCGTGGCACGTTGCGCGTTGGTATGTCGACATTCGTGCCTTGGGCAATGCGTAACAAACAAGGTGAACTGATTGGTTTTGAAATCGACGTGGCAAAACGCTTAGCCGCAGATTCAGGCCTCAAAGTCGAGTTTGTCCCAACCGCGTGGGACGGCATCATCCCAGCTCTTCTTGCTAAGAAGTTCGACGTAATCATCGGTGGCATGTCGGTCACTCCAGAGCGTTCGAAAAGCGTGCTTTTCACTGAACCTTATTCGCATTCTGGCGTACAAGTTGCCGCAAACAAAGAACTAGCAGAAGGTTTTAGCGAGTTTTCAGATTTTGACTCTCGCCGTGTGAAGATTGCCGCTCGTCGTGGGGCGTTCACTGTGCAAGTAGCGCGTGAGACTTTCCCTAAAGCGAAGATCCTTCAGTTCGATGACGACGCTCAAGCATTCCAAGAAGTACTAAACGGCAATGCCCACGCGGTGATTGCATCAAGCCCGAAACCAGAGCACGAAGCGATCAAGCACGCAGACAAATTGTTCATTCCGTTTTCAGAGCGTCTGTCAAAAGGCAACGAAGCCTTCGCCGTTCGTCTAGGTGAAGAAGATAAAAAAGCCTTCTTCAACCAGTGGATTGAAGCACGCACGCAAGACGGTTGGCTAGATGAGCGTTACGAGTACTGGTTCTCGACGCTAGATTGGCAAGACCAAGTTGCACAAGGCCAATAG
- a CDS encoding amino acid ABC transporter permease has product MSGQTTTRVAPTKTNSGFFLSRFNLLDWVLLAICALAGVWLYHRSTVGVNYIWHWKEAIDLLFTPRADGGLPYFFQGLISTLRLSVWGIVFALVLGTLLGLARFSDSVWLRTPANAFIQLVRNIPPLVFVFIFYFFISNQLIPLLGLEDILRNYRGEPNAVQSFFFGPANLWENLASGVLCVGLLSSAYIAEVVRAGLQSVDKGQWEAADSLGLSSWVKYRFVIAPQVLKAITPALAGQTISLVKDTSIVSLISIQEMTFVGTEMANSSGYIFEIWLIVGFVYFLICFGLSMFFRYIEKKSESNSN; this is encoded by the coding sequence TTGAGCGGACAAACCACCACTCGCGTTGCACCAACCAAAACCAATTCAGGCTTTTTCTTAAGTCGTTTTAACCTACTTGATTGGGTGCTGCTGGCCATCTGTGCATTGGCTGGTGTTTGGCTTTATCATCGCTCTACCGTTGGCGTAAATTACATCTGGCATTGGAAAGAAGCCATTGACCTGTTGTTCACACCAAGAGCAGACGGCGGCTTACCGTATTTCTTTCAAGGCTTAATTTCAACGCTGCGCCTTAGCGTCTGGGGCATCGTATTCGCCTTAGTACTAGGTACCTTGCTAGGACTAGCTCGCTTTTCTGATTCGGTATGGCTGCGCACACCTGCCAATGCGTTTATTCAATTGGTACGAAACATTCCACCTTTGGTGTTCGTCTTCATCTTCTACTTCTTCATCTCTAACCAGTTAATCCCACTACTTGGGCTAGAAGACATTTTACGCAACTACCGCGGCGAACCTAACGCAGTTCAAAGCTTCTTCTTTGGTCCTGCTAACCTTTGGGAAAACTTAGCCTCTGGTGTCCTTTGTGTTGGTCTACTTTCCTCGGCTTACATCGCAGAAGTCGTTCGTGCTGGGTTGCAAAGCGTCGATAAAGGCCAATGGGAAGCCGCAGATTCGCTCGGATTATCATCTTGGGTTAAATACCGCTTTGTCATTGCGCCGCAAGTATTGAAAGCCATTACACCAGCACTGGCAGGTCAGACCATCTCTCTGGTTAAAGACACCTCCATCGTATCTCTTATCTCGATTCAAGAAATGACCTTTGTCGGAACAGAGATGGCAAACTCATCTGGCTACATTTTCGAAATTTGGTTGATTGTCGGCTTCGTTTACTTCCTGATTTGTTTCGGTCTATCAATGTTTTTCAGATACATCGAGAAAAAATCGGAATCTAATTCAAATTAA
- a CDS encoding EAL domain-containing protein — protein sequence MELKKQSDYEQYIRQDSLGEYYVVLNQYTFHSVYQPIFDKHQKMIGMEALLRIRGVDGAYIRPDLFFTDSSIDTHFRICIEFLSRAIHIRNFARHFAGSPVKLFLNVMPQTLLTLTNDMGFKDNGLLYKRLSELGMAPSDVVFEVVEEACGDTELLSQAVKLMRANGFLFAIDDFGSHHSDMPRAKQLCPDIIKIDRSYLLDYCSGDTLAIANAVELADQMNAKVVIEGVEENGQLSAMQALDLDYYQGFYLAKPNSIHHWTEQKAPAKVLH from the coding sequence ATGGAGTTAAAGAAGCAGTCCGATTACGAGCAGTACATAAGGCAGGACAGCCTTGGTGAATACTACGTCGTACTCAATCAATACACTTTTCACAGTGTTTATCAGCCTATCTTTGATAAACACCAGAAAATGATCGGTATGGAAGCCCTACTGCGCATTCGTGGTGTAGATGGTGCCTACATTCGTCCCGATTTGTTCTTTACTGATAGCAGCATTGATACCCACTTTCGAATTTGCATCGAGTTCCTATCCCGAGCAATTCACATCCGAAACTTCGCTCGTCACTTTGCGGGCTCGCCGGTCAAACTGTTTCTCAACGTAATGCCCCAAACGTTATTAACGCTTACCAATGACATGGGCTTTAAAGATAACGGATTACTCTACAAGCGATTATCTGAATTGGGTATGGCACCTTCTGATGTCGTCTTTGAAGTGGTAGAAGAAGCCTGTGGCGATACAGAGCTTTTGAGCCAAGCCGTAAAACTTATGCGCGCCAATGGCTTCTTGTTTGCGATTGATGACTTTGGCTCTCACCATTCTGATATGCCACGAGCGAAGCAGCTTTGCCCTGATATCATCAAGATCGACCGCTCTTACCTACTCGACTATTGCTCTGGTGATACACTCGCGATAGCCAATGCAGTCGAACTCGCCGATCAGATGAACGCTAAAGTCGTGATTGAAGGCGTAGAGGAAAACGGCCAGCTATCCGCAATGCAAGCACTGGACTTGGATTACTACCAAGGTTTTTATCTGGCGAAACCAAACTCGATTCACCATTGGACTGAGCAAAAAGCCCCAGCTAAGGTATTGCATTAA
- a CDS encoding RNA-binding S4 domain-containing protein, which produces MTQDYEHEEYLEGEEIEIEAIGIDVDAHPIELYKLFKIANLVSGGGEAKHIIEEGYVAVNGELETRKRRKMYDGDFFEFNQEYYVVVCDAPVTEPETAEQKAEKKAKKEAQTARKEKSRSKKNEKANVKGPKSTGRKAAHKERKAQKEALSQSAKKGKKDDKPQAARDPKSGRNSIDFF; this is translated from the coding sequence ATGACCCAAGATTACGAACACGAAGAGTATTTAGAAGGCGAAGAGATTGAGATCGAAGCGATCGGTATCGACGTTGACGCGCACCCAATTGAGCTGTATAAGCTTTTCAAAATCGCAAACTTGGTGAGTGGCGGTGGTGAAGCAAAACACATCATCGAAGAAGGTTATGTAGCGGTAAATGGTGAGCTAGAAACGCGTAAACGTCGCAAAATGTACGACGGTGATTTCTTTGAGTTCAACCAAGAATACTATGTTGTTGTGTGTGATGCGCCAGTGACTGAGCCAGAAACTGCAGAGCAAAAAGCAGAGAAGAAGGCGAAGAAAGAAGCGCAAACGGCTCGTAAAGAAAAGTCTCGCTCGAAAAAGAACGAGAAAGCGAACGTTAAGGGCCCTAAGTCGACTGGTCGTAAAGCTGCACACAAAGAGCGTAAAGCACAGAAAGAAGCGTTGTCTCAATCTGCTAAGAAAGGCAAGAAAGACGACAAGCCTCAAGCGGCTCGCGATCCTAAGAGTGGCCGCAACTCTATCGACTTCTTCTAA